The genomic DNA ACCCGTGGGACTTTGTACGAACACTGATCCCTTTTATTGGCAGGTCGGATTCGCAGGGCATGTCTGCATGGGTGCCGACTGAACTGGTGATCGGAGACAGTCACAACTGGCGATTTGAGCATCTGAATGCGACTGACCGAGAACATCGTCGTGAGATTGTGATGCATCCTGATCGCGCTGTTTACGGTGATCATGCGGGTGCAGAGTACGTTTTGATTAGTGGCCTCGGCATCGTTGCTAGTCACGAAGGGAAAAATCGTGTGAGGTTTCTCGCTGCCATGGGGGAGGAATTCATACCGGCATTTGTAACGAAGTGCGACTATCCAGCAGCAGAGCGCATCCGCACATATGAAATCGAATTCGGAGATCGAGAGGAAGTATGGGCGATCCTTGATGATCGATATTTACATCGGTTGAGTGCTCCTGGCTTGGTACTGCCGCTGTTACAAGCATACGGGGTACGCCATTCAAGAAGCTGGCCCGGAGAAATGCCAAAGCCCAGAGAAGTAATGGGTTATATGGATACCATGCAGGCGCAAACTTCTGAGCGGCTCGCTCACAGACCATTGGATCTGGAGGATGTCCGCCGCGAGCAACTCGTGGAAGAAACAGGAACGGATCGTGTATCCGTGGTTTTCACGGAAATTGCCACAATCCATATTGACTTAAGAACAATGGCGTATGCCCTCGGAACGATCGTGGTTTGTATCCTGGCTATCGGTCTGATCCCCTCGCTCCGGGCGTCTGGAATTATTGGTTTTCTTGTAGGGATTACTTGTTGCCAGGCGATCTTCGTATATATGCCGGTGTTCAAGGCAAGGCGCTGCGATTTATTCGACTGGCCTCAGCGCCGGCATCATCTACGCTCGCGGAAGTTGCCCTGAAAGACCGGAACCTCAAACCGTTGGCAGAGTGCTATTGATCGAGATGATCTAGCGTTGGAAGTTAGGAGCCATTGGCCAATTCGGTCATTGGCTTCCAATCGTTCATTCAATGCGGCTCATTCCGGCAATTCAGTGCCGGGCGAGATTTTCAGCAGCAGCATGGCTAGAACGATATTTGACATAATATACATTATGCGCAATTTAGGCGCGTCCGCCGCCGGGCTGGCATGGCCCTCGCATGGCTGCGTTCCTTGACTGCGACAGCCGAGTTTGTGCCGTTGCGGCATGTAGGCTGCGCCATTTCGACACCTAGAACTGGGCCATCACCTCTAAACGCACCGAAGACTGTGCCATTGCACGGCAACCCCGGGCTTCTACGCTGGCCCAGTCTTTGGTGCGTTTTGATGAAGCCCCCTATATTTGCCATCGGCGCATGTAGCTCGTGATTCTTTGGCGGCATTACGGCGCCACAGACACCGTACACTTCATTCTATGACCCATGCACCCAGTATCAGCGCAGCAATCGTGTACCGCGACAGCCTGCTTGAGAAGGCTCGTGCTGAAGCATGGCCTACCTCGGAGATGGCCGGTCGCCGGCTTGGTGCCCCCGCCGCCTCGGCATGCAAAGAGCTGGCTGCAAAAGAGCGCGCCCTTGGGCGGTTGCTGGGTGTCTGGTCTGCATCTGACCGGACGTTCTATCACCCGCCGTTCCAGTTTGCTTCCGATGGATCGGTTCATCCGCGCTTTTCGGAATTGCTAAAAGCACTGAGCCAAATCCCATCGCTCACCCATTCGGCAGACCCCGGGGGCTGGGAACGCCTCGGGTGGATGTATGAGCTCCGGGGCTCACTCAGTGAACTATCCCTGGCGGAGGCGGCCTCTTCCTCGGGTATCGCAGAGCGAGAAGGTCAGTTAGATACAAGAGCTCGAACACCGGCGGAAGTTTTCCCGATTGCTCCCGAAGCTGTTGTTGCGCTGGCGGTAAGCGATGCTGCGTGGGTGTTGGATCTGGAATAGCAGCGGCAGCAAGCGCCGCAATCGCATCAGTTGCGTAAAGCCATAGACGGCGCTGACGGCTCCTCCAATCAGCATCAATTGATCCGGCAGTGCGGGCCAGGCGAGTGTTGGGCTGATCTGGCGCTATTATGCGAAATAGATCGTATAAATTACTGATATATATGCATATATATATCATTTTTATATAGCCAATAATGGCACTTATTCGCTATCATGGGTCATCGGCGCCGCCTTGCGCGCCCCGGGATGCCCATCGTGACCGAGCCGACCACCCTTCCCCTTCGTGTCGTCGATGCACTGCAGGACCTGACCGCGGTGCCGGCCATTGCGCCCAACATCCACGCGCCGCGACCGGCGCTGGCCGCGTCCGTCGAAGCGGTACTCGAACGACTCGCCAGCTGGTCCGCGGACTTTGCGGAAGGTAGTGCGCCGGCGACGGTGAAGGCGGTGCGTTCGGACTGGACGCAGTACCTGGCCTGGTGCGAAGCCACGGGTGCCACACCCCTGCCCGCTTCCGTCGCGCAACTGGAAACGTTTCTGTCCGCGGCGATCGGCAAGGGGCGCAAGCGCGCCACGGTGGATCGCTATCTGTACACGGTGGGCCTGGTGCATATCGCCGCGGGCTTGCCGAGTCCGTCGAAGGATCCGGACTGGCCCGTCAAATGGAAGAAGCTGATCCGTCGCCTGAAAACGACCGGTGGACACGCACGCAAGCAGGCCGGTGAACTCGACATGGCGGGCATCGAGACCATCCTCGCGTCGTTGGGTGACAGCCCGCGCGATCTACGCGATGCGGCGTTGCTGTCGATGGCGTCCGATACGCTGTGTCGCGAATCGGAACTGGTGGGCATTTGGGTCGAGCACTTGCACCACAACCGGCGCCGCAACACCTGGTCGTTGCATGTGCCGTTCTCCAAGACCAACCAAGACGGCGCGGCACCGGATTATCGCTTTGTGAGTCTGGAGACGATCGCGCGCGTGCGCGCCTGGCAGGCCGCCGCCAACATCACGGAAGGCCCCCTCTTCCGCCCGACTGGCGGGCGACCCAAGGTAAACGGCACATCTATCGATTCGCTGTTGCCACAGGAGGTGGCGCGCATTTTTCGGCGGCGTGCAAAGGTCGCTGGACTGGAAAATGCCGGAGTCATTAGCGGGCATTCGGCGCGCATTGGTTCGGCGAATGACTTGGCGGAGCACGGGGCGACCGGGACACAAATCCAACAGGCCGGCGGATGGAAGACTGATCGGATGGTCACGTACTACACCCGACGATCCACTGCCGGCGTCAACGCCATGGCAGATCTTCGTTCGCGCCGTGCTGCGCTGTCCCCTGAGGATTCCTCCGGGCCTGGTCGCAACGATTGATTTCGCCCTGAAGCCCTTAGCGCAATCCGCGTGCAATGGCATGCAGGCGCGCCAATGTGCGTCCCAGCGGCACCCTCAGTGTCTGGTGTGCGTCCGTGATCCCTCCGACGAACTGCAAGATCTGAGTTGCCTCCTTGCTGTTCGCCTTGCCAACCACAGGCTCCAGAAACTGAGCGATTGCCGCCCCCCAGTCATCCCACTGACAGTGCACTCCGCACGCGGTAATGCCAGCGTAGAGCCGCAATCCCATGTCGAGTTCCTTTCTGCTGGAAAGGAACTCGTGAAACGCCGCTTTCATCGATGCGCGACGTGAATAGGTCACGAGGTGCGATAGGCGAAGGCACAGCGGATTCCACAGCTCCCGCTCATCCGCAGACACATCCAGGGCGACCAGTTCCCGCATTGCCACTTCAAACTCATCCCATATGCCGTCTGGAACTTTCCCCAGAAACGCCAGATGGGCTGAGGCGACCAGTCGACGATAGGCGGGTAGCTCCGCACTATTGAGCGTGGCTCGTAATTCCTCGAGCAGCGCACTGAGTAATTCTGGCGGTTCGACCGCCCCCTCCAGTGGCCCTGGCAACACACTAAAGAAAATCATCCGACGGGATTGGAGGGAACCCTCATGCTCACCAAACAGGATCTCTTTGAGCCTCCCCGAGCACTGCTCCCTATACCCTTCCAAAGGCGTAAGCACGCGACCGATTAGCTCTTGTTCAAGTTGCCCTGAGACGAACATAAAGCTATTCCAGCGCGGCTCCGTCACCAAGTCAGGCAGTGTCGCCGACTGGAATTGCGAAGCCGCTTGCTCACCCCACTGGCTCAACAGTGCCGAATCCAGGCCTGTCGAGAGGGCACATCGCTCAATGAGTGCCGCATGAGAAAAACTGATGTAACGACGCCAGAAAGGTGGGTAGCCTGCAAGCAGTCCGGAGCAATGCAGCACCTGATCGACCGCCGATCCAAGCGCAATGGTTAGTCGCAGTCGCCCGCCCTCCTGCCGCGTAGCCGAGGCAAAGGTCTCGACCACGTTGGTTAGAGGGTCGAGCAAATCCGTAAATGCATCATCTCGGGAAACTACAGCTTCAATGAGTCCCGTGAGCGACCATAGGTCTGCGACCGGAAGGAGTCGATCTATGAGATCGCGCACTTCCGCAGCGCTCAAGCCCTGGATTCCAGTAATGGGGGCCAGCCGGGGATGCGAAGACCACAAGAGCGCGTGGGATAGATCCTGCACGCTCGAAACGGGCCGCGCATCTACTTCCGACACAAACTCATCGAGCGTCCGCGCCTGGCCAATTGGCATGCCGAGGCGGGACCAATACCGAGGGGACAGTGGAATGAGCATAGGCGTGCTTGCCCCGCCCTGCGAAAACGCACTCTCGATCGCGCGGCTCATGCCAAGCACGGAGTCCCTTAGATCATTGTCCAATTCGCGAAAGCGCGAGGGCTCCAAGGGGGCGACTTGCACCGATGAAAACCACTCCGAGAGCTGCGCTTCACTCAATGCATGGTCGCTCGCCAATTCCTTTAAATAGCTCAATCGCACACTGGGGTCCGCTGCAACCAGGGCGGCGTGCTGTATGCGCACACGGCGCTCCGAGGCCGCATCGGTGCATTCGACGTCATAGCTTGAGATGCGCGTGACAGACCATTGCATCCCTTCGCCATCACGGATATTGATCGCCCCCGAATCACCAAGAAAGGTGTGTGCTGCCGCCTCATAAAGATGCGCGATATCAAATGTCGGCTCCCCTGCAACGTGAGCGATCACTTGAGCTGAACGGGTCAAGCCGAGCTTCTGGAGAAGCTGGTCGTCGTCGAACAGTTGTTCGCGAATAGTTTCCGGGAATTCATTAACAAATTGAGTGAATAAATGACCGGCCGCAGCCTTGAGTTTGTCGGGTGGAAAGTTCGGGTCTCGCTCGGCTATGTAGGCGTCCAGGCCATGAAAATGAAGCTTCAAACTGACACATACGATTTCAAGCACCCGAGGACGGGACTCCTGAAGTGGAGCCAGCATGGCGGTGTCCAGCCATGCGTTGTACTGCTCGCGTGATGATGCGGGGACCTCTCTGTTGAGCAAGAGCCGCCCGATGACGATCGCGTCAATTTGATCCATCCGATCCCCAGTCCATTCGCCGGGCATCTGAGCCAGGAAACCATCCCAGCTTGTAAGCGTGAGCAATAGGTCCGCTTTGGCGGGTGTTGCCGTGTCGTTGGGTGCCGTGCTCCACAGTGTGGTAATCGCAGAAGTCACCGTATCCAGGGTCGATAGCATCCAGTTGGCATCCAAGGGAAACCGGAAAACATTCGACGCCTGGGCTAGCAAGTAGTTTTCCCGAATGGCTCGGATACTCGACGACTCAACGAGTTGATCGCCGCGAAGCACGGTTCCATCGAGGGCGCGATCGAGCTCGTCTTCCACGACCGGAATGAATACGTAGCCACTACGCCGAAGTTCGTTTCGAATACCGATGTATTCGGAAGCATCCAAGGCGTCACGGCATTTCAGTGCCTCGATCACATCCAGTGAGGAAATAAAGGCAACGGTGCGTCCATCGGGATAGGAGAAATGACCATATCGGTTGGCGGCGCGATCATCAACAACAATGGCCTCGACCTTTGCTTCTGGCTCCAGAGCCTGGAGCATGAGGAATCTGCGAGTTTCAGCACTGCTCTCGGGCGGTGCTTCTTCGGCGGGCCTCCAAAGAAATTGGACCTTTCCGGCTTTTTGTCCCTCAACCAAGAATCGTCGAATTTCTTCCAGCGCTTCTTCCAGCTTTTCTTCCGAATCGGCCTGCTGTGACAGCGCAAGCGCTTCACGTTGCGTCTCCGGGTGGATCCGCAAGCGAAACATCTCTCCTGCACTTTCCCAGAGACCTAGCGTGTGCAGGTGGGCGACGGAGACATCATCCAAGTACAACAAAGCCCCAGGGGCAATCGATTGATCAAATGGCCAGCCAGTGTCGTGCCCGCGTAGGAAATGGCTGCTTCGTTCACGCTGGCGATCATCAAGCAGGCTGCTTTGAGCGAGCGCAGCAACGAGTTCGTGTAAGCTCCGGAGTACCGAGGCGTGCGCTGACAGATCTGCTTCTGCGTGGCCCAATGAGCCCATCAAGTGCACTGGCGCAACTCGAATTACGTAAGCGTCGGTCCCCGTTGACCGATCGACCTCTGCGGCGTGGATTAAGTCGGCGAGCTCACTACCTACGGCTGCAACCAAGGAGTGAGATGCTCGCCCGTCAATCTGCGCCAGATGGACCGCCTGGGCTGCGATACGGTTGAGCAACTGTTTGGCGTCAAAAATGCGACTGGGCTGATGAAACTTGATCTCGCGTTGCTCCTCGAAGAGCCACGCACCGATCATGTGGGGAACCCATATTGCGTCAAAGGAACTCAGTACCTTGGGAAGCAATCCCAAGTAGGCCAGAGTAAGGAAAGCCGTCTGGTCGATCGCGATCTTGTCAGGCACTTGTTGGGGGTCTGGCTTACGTGCGCCCGCAAAACAGCCTACAGGTTGCCGTTTGGCGAAACTTGACTCGCGCCGATTGGCTAGTGCCGTTCCAAGCACGATCGACGTAAGGGGGCGACTTAACTGTTGCGCCACAAGGCCCAGGTAAATCTCACCCTTGGCTAGTCCTTCATTTAACGCGTTGACGCGTTGATGCCATTCGGGGGCCATTGCGATCAAGTCTTCCAGGCTCTTGGCCTGCACTGGTCCCTCTGGTCCGGAAAGTTCGATCGCGCGTTGCATCCAGCGCGCGGCGCTGGATTCATTTTCCCATCGCCCGTTAACGGCAAGGGTGTAACAGCCAAGCATGACGCCGACATCATTCTCACTCTTTGTCGCCGCGGCGTAGGTCAGGCGCTTAGCCGCCGGGAGTCGACCCAGTGCGACCGCCAGATTCGCGAACATGAGCTGCTCGGTGGCGGGCATCTGGTCATCCAGGAGGGCATTTTCGAGCATCACGCCCAGCGCATCCCAATCACCGGACAGCACCGCCACCTGGACCTGCAATGTGGCCGGATTCACGACGACATTCGGATGCTCAGCAACGATGTTCTTTAGATCCTGCCAGCGACCATGGAGGAACAGTGCCTGGAGGTAATCCCCCAGCAGTTGATTCGACTGATTTCGATAGGTGTCCTGGTCCTCAAGGAATCGCTCGATGGACCGCCAGTCACCCTGCTCTTTCAGTAAGGCGACTACCGCCTCCGCATCGGCTACGTTGTGAGTGTGCGCAAAGAGCTCTGTCGCCGCCTTCAAGGCGGCGGCTGGCCGCCTCAGCTTCTGATAGAGAGCCAATCGATTGCGGAGATTGGCAATTGGGTCGCCATCCGTTCCTTCAAGTACGTCGATCTCGGCCCGTTCGGCATCCGCAATCTCACCGATTTCGATCTGTAACCTTGTAGCCAATGGGCCGGAGATGGCGCTCGCACGCTCCAGTGCCTCCTTAGCGGCCTCTATCCGGCCGGCCCCGGCCAGTGCCTGTATTTCCAAGTATTCGAGAGACGCCGTCGTAAAATGCGGCGTCAGCGCGTCGCGAATGACTCCCAGATTATCGACCCATTCGGCAGGCGGCATGGCGATCGCGAGTGCGAGCCTGGCTCGAGCGTCCAGGAAATTGATCGAGCCGTATCGGGCACTGCGCTGGTCGATCTCCTCTGCTTCCCGTGCAATGTCGAGAGGTAGGCGCGCCATGAGCACAAGTGGAATCCAGCGCGAATTGTGCCCAGACGACTCCCATGCGGCGGCAAGCTCAAGCGTGGCCTCGACTCTCGTTTGCTGATCGCTCAATCGCAGCCAAAGGCTGTACTCGACGGCGGCATCTTGTTGATGCGGAATGTCCAAGCTGCCCGCCGCGTCCGCAAAACGCTGAAAGAGGTCAGCAGACCGTTGCCGCGCCAACAAGGCGCTCGCATCGGCGCGTAGCGGCACATCGCGCGTCAACGGTACGCCGTCCAGGGCGAGACTCTGCAGTGGGTCGGAGATGCTATTGGCCAGTAAGGTAATGGCCGTTCCCCAGTAAAGTGCGGGATATTGTTCGAAGGCCTGTTCGGGGATCATGCCCGCCCAGTCGGTAGCATCGGTCCATTGTTGCCGCTGCAAGTAGTCCCATAGCACCATGAAGTTGCCATCAGGATCAAAATCAGTCGGCTGTAAGTTGGCCCGCTGGAGCCACTCAAATGGATTGACGTCCGCTCGTCGATGGATGAGGTAACGAATGGTGTTGGCGGCCGGATCGGTCCGATGCAGGATGGATTGCAGCGCGGCTTCCGAGTCGGTCTTCCCAAGCAAGAGCGCCTGCACGAGCTCAGTGTTGTCGGAGCCACCGAGCGAGATGGCTTCAAGGAGGTAGCGCCTGGCCGCATCCGCATCGAGCTCAGTCATGAGCCTGGCGCACCAGCTCAAGACTAGACTTCGTAGCGATGGTGCAACCAGGGCAAAGGGCCCGTCCTCGCGCACATCTGCCGCCAACTGATGTGTGGCGGTCTGCAGACCATCCCCTAAAAAAACTCGCGATTTGCGAAGTTTCGTCAATCGAAGCTCAATTTCACGGTTGAGCGGCCCAACGTGCGCGGTGCGAGCGAGTGTGGCATCGCGTTTCAATTGTTGATATTCCGCAGCCGGAATGGTCCTCGCTACGGCGGGCTTAAGGAGTAGCGCCAGTTGGGTGCGAGTGAGTCGGCGCAGGGCCTTTTCAGGATTGAAGGATGTGCGAGTGACTGCGTCGATTACCATGGCAGTCAACGCCGTACCATCCGTCCACGGCTGGCCAAGCTCATCGTGGGCAAAGGCCGCAATCCGATCGGATAGTTCGGCCTGCAATAGAGGCGATCCTGGCTCGTTGGTAGCCCACGCGATGGCGTTAATCAGTCCTTCAGTAATTTCCGCCACCGAGGTGCGCGCAAGGTAGCGGCCCAGCGAGCTGTCCGGTGCTGCCAGTCGACGAAGAACGTCGATCAAGGGCACAGCATCCGCGCCTCGCTGGACGTCACCCCAGTAGCGCAATCCGCTCTCATCCGCGGGACGGTCCTCGGGATGTTTTTCGGAAATGATGCCGGCCGTGGTCCGATAAACGAAGGACAAGCGATTGCCGGGGTTCTTTTCGATAAGGTCTACGGCTCGCTGCAGGAAGGGCAGCGCGCTGACCAAACTCAGTCCGGCCGCGACATCCCGAACCTGATGGACTTCCGTCCGACTGGGCGAAGCTACCGCCAAATCTTCGGCTACTTCAACAAAGAGTACCTGATCGCTGCGAAGGCCAACCCAGGCAAGCGCAGTGACAACATCCTGGTAGTAATAGCCGCGCTTGCTCGCGGACGCATCGGTGCCTGGGATACCTTCAGGCGGCCTCAAGCTCGGCATGGACTGGCTCCGGAGATGAGTTGAACTTGAATGAGGCCCTCAGCTCGGCGTAAACCGCCTGCGCGCCTTTTGCCGTGGCTGGCAGATACAGGCGCTGCGCACCGGAGAATCCCGTGGCGCGGCCAGACTGCCGTTCAACAATTACCGGGGCATCAAACTTCTCGAACTGGCTCTTCAAGAACGCCAGCACCTTGTCTACCGCTGCCAGCGCCTCGCCTTCCGACTGGAGCAAGGCGCCCGTGATGGGATCTACCGCTCGCCACCCCGGTAGAAGTCTCGCCAGGACGTCGTGGCCAAGTGGGGTCAGTGAGTAATAGCGCGACGCTCCCTTACGCACGGATTCCACCAATCCGCCAGCCTCAAATTTTTGAATAGTTCGATTGAAGTTCCCGCGATTAGCGCCGATTTTGTCGGCAAGATCGCCTTGGCTCGCCGGCGTAGACAGGCGATTCAAAACAGCGATCTGATGCAGTGCCCTCAACCCTTGCGCTGACTGCCGCACCAGGTGGACGGCGTCGCTCAGTTGACTTCGCTGAGCGGCGGTGCTGAGAAGCGTCATGAAGGACGTGGCAACGCCCAGCTCGAAAGACGCTACGTGGATCGATTCGCCGGCGTCTCGAAGCTGGTCACGAATAGCAGATCGGGCCTTTCTCGCCTTCAGCACGAGATCGTCCAAGGCCGCCGCCTGGGGTCGGCTTAATACTCGAAGCGTGGGTTCGAGGAGCGTAGCGAGTGTCTGCGAACGGGGTTGCATAGCGCATGCTACCTCACAATTGTCTACAATTGTACGCTACTACATGGCACGATCAAGAACGCCCAGCCACGCGATTGGAAGCCCCTGCTCGTCCTTAAGGGCCTCCCAGCGAGGCACCGTCCGCGGAGAGGCCCGGACTTCGCTGTACTGCCAGTGGTCTGACCGATGGGCGGCATCCAACAGTGCGCCCGAATTTGCCACCACGCTGGTGGCGCCGGGATGACGGACGTAATGCATGGCAGCATCGTTGATCCAGCCTTGGGCGGGGGGCGCCGGGCGCGGGCCGGACATCACTGGC from Dyella sp. GSA-30 includes the following:
- a CDS encoding tyrosine-type recombinase/integrase, which produces MTEPTTLPLRVVDALQDLTAVPAIAPNIHAPRPALAASVEAVLERLASWSADFAEGSAPATVKAVRSDWTQYLAWCEATGATPLPASVAQLETFLSAAIGKGRKRATVDRYLYTVGLVHIAAGLPSPSKDPDWPVKWKKLIRRLKTTGGHARKQAGELDMAGIETILASLGDSPRDLRDAALLSMASDTLCRESELVGIWVEHLHHNRRRNTWSLHVPFSKTNQDGAAPDYRFVSLETIARVRAWQAAANITEGPLFRPTGGRPKVNGTSIDSLLPQEVARIFRRRAKVAGLENAGVISGHSARIGSANDLAEHGATGTQIQQAGGWKTDRMVTYYTRRSTAGVNAMADLRSRRAALSPEDSSGPGRND
- a CDS encoding MarR family winged helix-turn-helix transcriptional regulator is translated as MDDLVLKARKARSAIRDQLRDAGESIHVASFELGVATSFMTLLSTAAQRSQLSDAVHLVRQSAQGLRALHQIAVLNRLSTPASQGDLADKIGANRGNFNRTIQKFEAGGLVESVRKGASRYYSLTPLGHDVLARLLPGWRAVDPITGALLQSEGEALAAVDKVLAFLKSQFEKFDAPVIVERQSGRATGFSGAQRLYLPATAKGAQAVYAELRASFKFNSSPEPVHAELEAA